In the genome of Longimicrobiales bacterium, one region contains:
- the rlmN gene encoding 23S rRNA (adenine(2503)-C(2))-methyltransferase RlmN, translating to MTTEARIDLLSLTPDDLRSALEDHFAQRGQPEYRVGQVTKWLYERLAGSIDEMTDLSVTERDTLSESFTVAEPEVARVEISKDGTVKHLWRLADGELVESVLIPTKKRLTLCISSQAGCAMGCTFCATGWGGFDRQLTAGEIVTQYRASRRWAKEKGLGPISNIVYMGMGEPLSNRKAVHPSLTILNQGYGVGARRITVSTVGVVPGIDELAQRPEQFRLALSLHAPQSDLRRELIPLEKRHPLPEVIEALRKFDAAGGKRITFEYTMIRGINDDLVLLPALADLASQVRAFVNLIPFNPIPYQDWEASEPERIAEFARGLEDRGVSVAVRETRGQDIDAACGQLRAHTLVQIEKHGTAELPDAAPDSVKPNLA from the coding sequence ATGACGACAGAAGCCCGCATTGACCTCCTCTCATTGACGCCAGACGACCTCCGTTCGGCGTTAGAGGACCATTTCGCTCAGCGCGGCCAGCCTGAGTACAGGGTCGGTCAGGTGACGAAGTGGCTCTATGAGCGGCTCGCCGGGTCGATCGATGAAATGACCGACCTCTCTGTGACGGAGCGTGATACCCTTTCAGAGTCGTTCACGGTAGCGGAGCCTGAAGTCGCCCGGGTCGAGATCAGCAAGGACGGGACAGTCAAACACCTGTGGCGTTTGGCGGACGGCGAACTGGTCGAATCCGTGCTCATTCCGACAAAGAAGCGCCTGACGCTGTGCATCTCATCACAGGCAGGCTGTGCAATGGGGTGCACATTCTGCGCGACGGGTTGGGGTGGCTTTGACCGACAACTCACTGCGGGTGAGATCGTGACGCAGTATCGAGCCTCCCGTCGCTGGGCCAAAGAAAAGGGCCTCGGGCCGATCAGCAATATCGTGTACATGGGGATGGGCGAGCCGTTGTCGAACCGGAAGGCCGTCCACCCTTCTCTGACGATCCTGAACCAGGGCTACGGTGTGGGCGCGCGTCGCATCACAGTTTCCACGGTCGGTGTCGTGCCTGGAATCGACGAGTTAGCGCAGCGCCCAGAGCAGTTCCGGTTGGCTCTCTCTCTCCACGCACCACAGTCCGACCTTCGGCGCGAGCTGATCCCGTTGGAGAAGCGGCATCCCCTTCCGGAGGTTATCGAAGCACTGAGAAAATTCGATGCCGCCGGAGGTAAGCGGATCACTTTCGAATACACGATGATCCGAGGGATAAACGACGACCTGGTGCTCCTGCCCGCCCTCGCGGACCTCGCCTCTCAGGTGCGTGCTTTCGTAAACCTGATCCCGTTCAACCCGATCCCATATCAGGATTGGGAAGCGTCCGAGCCAGAGCGTATTGCCGAATTTGCGCGAGGACTCGAAGACCGGGGCGTTTCAGTCGCGGTCCGTGAGACTCGCGGCCAAGACATCGACGCCGCGTGCGGCCAGCTCAGGGCTCACACCCTGGTTCAAATCGAGAAGCACGGGACCGCGGAGCTACCTGATGCCGCGCCCGACTCGGTCAAGCCGAACCTCGCGTAA
- the lepB gene encoding signal peptidase I codes for MVSIDDGLLTAASSEEVLKTAMAKNEAGPKKDKADEGGSEESLNAASEWAKSIIIAAVLFIFLRSFLVQTFVITSGSMEETLLVGDMLLVNRAAIGSHIPLTGIRIPGYSKPHRGDVLVFDPPHEETIKLVKRLVGMPGDTVRMRDRVLYVNGEASEEPYLKHSDVRDESHPWMAWQRDYLVPGMDARTYAPTRDNWGPLVIPEDRYFMLGDNRETSLDSRYWGLLEGWRLEGRAVFTYFSYNKGSYRPFPWLREVRLDRVGRGIR; via the coding sequence TTGGTTTCGATAGATGACGGTCTGCTCACAGCAGCATCGTCCGAAGAGGTGCTGAAGACGGCGATGGCGAAGAACGAGGCAGGCCCGAAAAAGGACAAGGCGGACGAGGGAGGCTCCGAGGAGTCGCTGAACGCTGCGAGTGAATGGGCCAAGTCCATCATCATCGCCGCAGTTCTCTTCATCTTTCTGAGGTCATTCCTCGTTCAGACGTTCGTGATCACGTCAGGATCGATGGAAGAGACGCTTCTAGTCGGCGACATGCTCCTGGTGAACCGAGCGGCCATCGGTTCGCACATTCCGTTGACCGGGATCCGCATTCCGGGCTATTCGAAGCCCCACCGGGGCGATGTCCTCGTATTCGACCCTCCACACGAAGAAACGATCAAGCTCGTGAAGCGATTGGTGGGCATGCCTGGGGACACGGTCCGCATGCGCGACAGGGTTCTTTATGTGAACGGTGAAGCTTCAGAGGAACCCTACCTGAAGCACTCGGATGTGAGGGACGAGAGTCATCCTTGGATGGCCTGGCAGCGTGACTACCTCGTACCCGGGATGGATGCGCGTACGTATGCTCCGACTCGCGACAACTGGGGCCCTCTGGTTATTCCCGAGGATCGCTACTTCATGCTCGGTGATAACCGGGAGACCAGCCTCGATTCCAGGTATTGGGGTCTTCTCGAGGGATGGCGCCTGGAGGGGAGGGCGGTCTTCACATACTTCTCGTACAACAAAGGGTCCTATCGACCCTTCCCGTGGTTACGCGAGGTTCGGCTTGACCGAGTCGGGCGCGGCATCAGGTAG
- a CDS encoding LytR C-terminal domain-containing protein, translating to MKGKNRVVMVGVVLAVAGVGLLLTRPWDREPVVDPVVDATGRPLPGVRIRVEVLNASDVSGLAGGATSYLRDLGLDVVYYGNAPEVTGNSSSVVDRVGDRQMAEAVAKALGIRNVLSEPDPELFVDVSVMLGSEWLAPVDAPAVAPGARARWDPRSWFR from the coding sequence ATGAAGGGTAAGAACCGTGTGGTCATGGTTGGAGTCGTACTCGCCGTAGCGGGCGTGGGCCTCCTCCTCACACGCCCCTGGGACCGGGAACCCGTAGTCGATCCGGTCGTCGACGCGACTGGCCGCCCGTTGCCAGGTGTGCGTATTCGGGTCGAAGTCCTGAACGCGAGTGATGTCTCGGGGCTCGCGGGCGGTGCCACGAGCTATCTCCGTGACCTTGGGTTGGATGTGGTCTACTACGGCAACGCTCCCGAGGTGACGGGCAACAGCTCAAGCGTTGTGGACAGGGTGGGTGACCGGCAAATGGCTGAGGCCGTTGCCAAGGCACTCGGAATCCGTAACGTCCTCAGCGAGCCGGATCCGGAACTCTTCGTAGATGTGTCCGTAATGCTCGGTAGTGAATGGCTCGCACCCGTCGATGCCCCCGCGGTGGCTCCGGGCGCGCGTGCACGGTGGGATCCCCGGAGTTGGTTTCGATAG
- a CDS encoding NFACT RNA binding domain-containing protein has protein sequence MGIRWDALLVREVARELNDKLARARLRAVRFDGNSRDAILFFREATVVWRLHPDRGTVSVHEPRDPGADALPLASRVRRIHAPADERLIVFELIPVRGRRQASDLVVELLGNQWNCLIAEGEAGILRHVLHTRTGKRLLRVGQPYQRPAASARLGADSIIVTRTEWAAWVGNVPPEERAKSLVSGVAWTSPLNVKALLPPSESPSETDPGFALWRQLAEGSALTPCLLRLERGDQPYPVALPGVQYDPVESLLAAFTHFSEGDEGIGSPESTLVDPHVLRRLEKEIESAERRGTSLVAELDSLEDPEKLRAVGDLLLARYHDIPTGVESATIKDFEGNPVVVQLDPGAPAHKNAAAYYDRAAKTDRALKRLPAMIEAAKSDASDFRDLLLKASAGLATSEEIEARLPAARVVRAPKGEEESLPYRRYTSSGGIEIRVGRGAKHNDALTFHHAAPNDVWLHARHTAGAHVVLRWSGPGNPPGRDLEEAAILAALHSKARTSGSVPVDYTLRKYVRKPRGAASGAVLPDRVKTLFVRPDPEVAERLADA, from the coding sequence ATGGGAATTCGTTGGGACGCGCTCTTGGTGCGCGAAGTCGCGCGCGAGTTGAATGACAAGCTCGCCCGTGCACGATTGCGCGCCGTGCGGTTCGACGGAAATTCGCGCGACGCGATCTTGTTTTTTCGGGAAGCAACTGTGGTGTGGCGACTGCACCCAGACCGCGGCACCGTGAGCGTTCACGAGCCCCGTGACCCGGGGGCAGACGCTCTCCCGCTGGCCTCTCGGGTTAGGCGCATTCACGCCCCAGCAGATGAGCGCCTCATTGTGTTCGAGCTCATCCCAGTCCGGGGAAGACGACAAGCTTCAGATCTTGTCGTCGAACTTCTCGGGAACCAGTGGAATTGCCTCATCGCCGAGGGAGAAGCCGGTATCCTGCGGCATGTGCTGCACACCCGCACAGGCAAACGCCTCCTAAGGGTTGGACAGCCCTATCAGCGGCCCGCGGCTTCCGCCCGACTCGGTGCGGACAGCATAATAGTGACCCGCACGGAATGGGCCGCCTGGGTCGGGAACGTCCCGCCCGAAGAACGAGCGAAGTCCCTGGTCTCCGGCGTAGCCTGGACCTCGCCTCTCAACGTGAAGGCGTTACTCCCACCCTCTGAGTCTCCGTCGGAGACCGATCCTGGATTCGCTCTTTGGCGTCAACTGGCTGAAGGAAGCGCATTGACTCCCTGCCTCCTCCGCCTGGAACGGGGAGACCAGCCATATCCGGTCGCCCTCCCAGGCGTCCAATACGATCCGGTCGAATCGCTACTCGCCGCGTTCACCCACTTCAGCGAAGGCGATGAGGGCATTGGAAGCCCTGAAAGTACGCTCGTCGACCCACACGTTCTCCGCCGGTTGGAGAAAGAGATCGAGAGCGCAGAGCGACGAGGCACCTCCCTCGTCGCGGAGTTGGACTCACTGGAGGACCCCGAGAAACTGAGAGCCGTCGGAGACCTCCTTTTGGCGCGCTATCACGACATCCCGACAGGGGTAGAAAGCGCCACCATCAAAGACTTCGAGGGAAACCCTGTCGTGGTGCAGCTCGATCCGGGCGCACCGGCTCACAAGAACGCAGCGGCGTACTACGACCGGGCGGCCAAAACGGACCGCGCCCTGAAACGGCTCCCCGCGATGATAGAGGCAGCCAAGTCGGACGCTTCGGACTTTCGCGACCTGCTCCTCAAGGCCAGCGCTGGATTGGCGACGTCCGAGGAAATCGAAGCCCGGTTACCGGCGGCCAGAGTCGTCCGCGCTCCAAAAGGCGAAGAAGAGTCGCTTCCGTACCGCCGCTACACGAGTTCGGGTGGCATCGAAATCAGAGTCGGCCGCGGAGCCAAACACAATGACGCCCTCACATTCCACCACGCTGCACCCAACGACGTTTGGTTGCACGCGAGACATACCGCGGGCGCACATGTGGTGCTGCGTTGGTCAGGTCCAGGCAACCCGCCCGGTCGAGATCTGGAGGAGGCTGCGATCTTGGCAGCGCTCCACTCAAAGGCCCGCACATCCGGAAGCGTTCCGGTGGACTACACGCTTCGAAAGTATGTGCGGAAGCCAAGAGGGGCCGCTTCAGGAGCCGTCCTTCCAGATCGCGTGAAGACCTTATTCGTACGTCCCGACCCGGAGGTCGCGGAGCGCCTAGCGGACGCGTAA